One Aminivibrio pyruvatiphilus genomic window, TGGTGGATCATGACCCTCGCATTGGGGAGAGCGAGACGCTTCCCGGGGGCGCCTCCTGCAAGGAGCACGGCGCCCATGCTGGAAGCCTGGCCGATGCAGATCGTGGATACGGGGCACTTGATGTACTGCATGGTATCGTAAATCGCCAGTCCCGCGGTGACGTATCCCCCGGGGCTGTTGATGTAGAGGTGGATGTCCTTCTCCGGATCTTCGCTTTCGAGAAACAGGAGCTGGGCAACCACGATGTTGCCCGTGTGTTCGTCTATTCCTTCACCGAGAAAGATAATTCTGTCCTTGAGGAGCCGGCTGTAAATGTCATAGGTTCGTTCTCCACGGCCGGTCTGCTCGACCACGTACGGAATCAGCATGCTGGGTGCCCTCCTTCCGGAATCAGCCGTTCTGCTGCTCTTCAGTCACCGGAGCTGCCGCATCGGAAACCCGGACCGCCTCCATGATGGCTTTCACGGTCTTTCTGTATTTGATCCTGTTCGCCACTTCCATGAGACGTTTCTCGT contains:
- the clpP gene encoding ATP-dependent Clp endopeptidase proteolytic subunit ClpP, with protein sequence MLIPYVVEQTGRGERTYDIYSRLLKDRIIFLGEGIDEHTGNIVVAQLLFLESEDPEKDIHLYINSPGGYVTAGLAIYDTMQYIKCPVSTICIGQASSMGAVLLAGGAPGKRLALPNARVMIHQPLGGAQGQATEVEIHAREILKLRDRLNDILVQHTGQTKKKIAADTERDFFMSPDEAQKYGIIDKVIHSR